The Candidatus Zixiibacteriota bacterium genome window below encodes:
- a CDS encoding 2'-5' RNA ligase family protein encodes MSLIALSYPELTPEDFAWIENVREAHEKNYSIVRPHFTLVFGTEGISQDDFTDHVGNIARKTHIIRFVLRSTVIVTDKSEALTFVLLVPEEGHSKIARLHDRLYTGILEGNQRLDMPYIPHVTVGNSPNPQECVNLANRLNDKEFAVEGTISSIDIALYEEGGIDCVGNVELTHQ; translated from the coding sequence ATGAGTCTGATTGCACTGAGCTACCCGGAGTTGACACCCGAAGATTTTGCATGGATCGAAAATGTCCGAGAAGCGCACGAGAAAAACTATAGTATTGTTCGGCCGCATTTCACACTTGTGTTCGGTACGGAAGGCATATCTCAGGATGACTTCACTGACCATGTAGGCAATATAGCGAGAAAGACACATATCATAAGATTCGTCCTGAGAAGTACTGTAATCGTCACCGACAAGTCAGAAGCCCTTACTTTCGTACTGCTTGTCCCGGAGGAAGGACACAGCAAAATAGCAAGGTTGCACGACAGGCTCTATACTGGCATCCTTGAGGGCAACCAGAGGCTCGATATGCCATACATTCCGCATGTTACCGTCGGAAACTCGCCGAATCCGCAAGAATGCGTGAATCTTGCGAACAGATTGAATGATAAGGAGTTCGCTGTGGAAGGCACGATTTCATCGATTGACATCGCGCTTTATGAGGAGGGTGGAATCGATTGTGTCGGTAACGTGGAGCTTACACACCAGTAA